One region of Acidovorax sp. T1 genomic DNA includes:
- a CDS encoding DUF1439 domain-containing protein produces the protein MLHRRRFLSTATGGLLALGAAALLLGRGALAQPSYTVPLAQLQEMVAQKFPRSVPVRGLLDLTLQAPRLRLLPEVNRLGAAMAVDAAGPALRRSHTGSFDVEFALRYEASDRTLRAHQLTLVRLEFPTLRPSVTEILNAYAPVLAEQSLREVTLHQLRPQDTAVFDGLGLQPGPITVTAQGLTVAFVGKQP, from the coding sequence ATGCTGCATCGCCGACGATTTTTGAGCACCGCCACCGGGGGGCTGCTTGCCCTGGGTGCGGCGGCGCTGCTGCTGGGGCGTGGCGCGCTGGCCCAGCCCAGCTACACCGTGCCGCTGGCGCAATTGCAGGAAATGGTGGCGCAGAAGTTTCCGCGCAGCGTGCCGGTGCGGGGCTTGCTCGACCTGACCCTGCAGGCGCCGCGCCTGCGCCTGCTGCCCGAGGTGAACCGCCTGGGCGCCGCCATGGCGGTGGACGCCGCCGGCCCCGCGCTGCGGCGCAGCCACACAGGCAGTTTCGATGTGGAGTTTGCGCTGCGCTACGAGGCCAGCGACCGCACGCTGCGGGCGCACCAGCTCACGCTGGTGCGGCTGGAGTTCCCTACCCTCCGGCCGTCCGTCACGGAAATCCTCAACGCCTACGCACCCGTGCTGGCCGAGCAATCCCTGCGCGAAGTCACGCTGCACCAGCTGCGCCCGCAGGACACGGCCGTGTTCGATGGCCTGGGCCTGCAGCCGGGGCCCATCACGGTCACAGCCCAGGGGCTGACTGTGGCGTTTGTGGGCAAGCAGCCCTGA
- a CDS encoding aminopeptidase P N-terminal domain-containing protein, with amino-acid sequence MNITVPVSVYAQRRARLAAQLGEGGIAIVPTAPERQRNRDSDFLFRHDSYFYYLTGFTEPGACLVITHDGRSTLFCQPKDMEREIWDGYRLGPAAAPAALGVDAAHASGELDAQLPRLLENRACVWYPFATHSGLAARVEGWLNAVRARVRYGALCPAEQNDLCTLLDEMRLVKDAHEQAIMRRASQISAGAHVRAMQRSARMLRAGEEVREYHLDAELLHEFRQHGSQYPAYGSIVAAGANACVLHYRADTAPVRDGELVLIDAGCELDGYASDITRTFPANGRFTGPQRALYDLVLASQDAAVAATRAGARFTDPHDATVAVLAQGMLDLGLLDKNKVGSVQDVIDKRAYFQFYMHRTGHWLGMDVHDCGSYVEPDELGQVSQRKDPLSGELITNRPSRVLRPGMVLTIEPGLYVRPAAGVPEAFHNMGIRIEDDAIVTESGCELITRGVPVKADEIEALMRA; translated from the coding sequence ATGAACATCACCGTGCCCGTTTCCGTCTACGCCCAGCGCCGTGCTCGTCTGGCCGCCCAGCTCGGCGAAGGCGGCATCGCCATCGTCCCCACAGCGCCCGAGCGCCAGCGCAACCGGGACAGCGATTTCCTTTTTCGCCACGACAGCTACTTCTATTACCTGACCGGCTTTACCGAGCCGGGCGCCTGCCTGGTCATCACCCATGACGGCCGCAGCACGCTGTTTTGCCAGCCCAAAGACATGGAACGCGAGATCTGGGACGGCTACCGGCTCGGCCCGGCGGCGGCCCCCGCCGCGCTGGGCGTGGATGCCGCCCATGCCAGCGGCGAGCTGGATGCGCAGCTGCCCCGCCTGCTGGAAAACCGGGCCTGCGTCTGGTATCCGTTTGCCACCCACAGCGGCCTGGCCGCCCGAGTGGAGGGCTGGCTGAATGCCGTGCGCGCCCGCGTGCGCTACGGTGCGCTGTGCCCTGCGGAGCAAAACGACCTGTGCACGCTGCTCGATGAAATGCGCCTGGTCAAGGATGCGCACGAGCAGGCCATCATGCGCCGCGCCAGCCAGATCAGCGCGGGTGCCCATGTCCGCGCCATGCAGCGCTCGGCCCGCATGCTGCGGGCCGGCGAAGAGGTGCGCGAATACCACCTCGATGCCGAGCTCCTGCACGAATTTCGCCAGCATGGCTCGCAATACCCCGCCTACGGCTCCATCGTGGCGGCAGGCGCCAATGCCTGCGTGCTGCACTACCGCGCTGACACGGCACCCGTACGCGATGGCGAGCTGGTGCTGATCGATGCCGGATGCGAGCTTGACGGCTATGCCAGCGACATCACGCGCACCTTCCCGGCCAATGGCCGTTTCACCGGGCCGCAGCGTGCGCTGTACGACCTGGTGCTGGCCAGCCAGGACGCCGCCGTGGCCGCCACGCGCGCGGGCGCCCGCTTCACCGATCCGCACGACGCCACCGTGGCCGTGTTGGCGCAGGGCATGCTGGATCTGGGCCTGCTCGATAAGAACAAGGTGGGCTCGGTGCAGGATGTGATCGACAAACGCGCGTATTTCCAGTTCTACATGCACCGCACCGGCCACTGGCTGGGCATGGACGTGCACGACTGCGGCAGCTATGTGGAGCCCGATGAGCTGGGCCAGGTGAGCCAGCGCAAGGACCCGCTCTCGGGCGAGCTCATCACCAACCGCCCCAGCCGCGTGCTGCGCCCGGGCATGGTGCTCACCATCGAGCCGGGGCTCTATGTGCGGCCTGCTGCTGGCGTGCCCGAGGCGTTCCACAACATGGGCATCCGCATCGAGGACGATGCCATCGTCACCGAGTCCGGCTGCGAGCTGATCACACGCGGCGTGCCGGTGAAGGCCGACGAAATCGAAGCCCTGATGCGCGCCTGA
- the tkt gene encoding transketolase, producing MANTQQSHQMANAIRALAMDAVQQANSGHPGAPMGMADMAVALWGRHLKHNPSNPQWFDRDRFVLSNGHASMLLYALLHLTGYDLPLQELKNFRQLGSKTAGHPEVGHTPGVETTTGPLGQGITNAVGFALAEKLLAAEFNREGHAVVDHHTYAFLGDGCLMEGISHEAVGLAGAWKLNKLIALYDDNGISIDGQVAPWFIDNTPQRFAACGWNVIDAVDGHDVDALSAAIAAAKTSTDKPTLIVCKTAIGKGSPNRANTAKAHGEPLGSEEINLTRAVLGWSHEPFVIPESVYADWDAKAAGEAFETKWTLRFAAYEAAYPELAFELTRRMRGDLPKDFAQVAVDTVVAAHTKAETVASRKASQLALEAFTAALPELLGGSADLTGSNLTNTKSTPALRFDAAGAVVRTEAGQIGRHINYGVREFGMAAIMNGVALHGGFIPYGGTFLTFSDYSRNAIRMAALMKQRVIHVFTHDSIGLGEDGPTHQSIEHVASLRLIPNLDVWRPADTDETAVAWSVALSNRDKPTVLALSRQNLPYAPKRDLGDISRGAYVLSEPSDVGLKKKPVAVIIATGSEVQLALKAQRLLADKKVAVRVVSMPSTTTFDREDTKYKKAVLPAGLPRIAVEMGVTDGWWKYGCAAVVGIDTYGESAPAPVLFKHFGFTEENVAATVLAALKRK from the coding sequence ATGGCCAACACCCAGCAATCCCACCAGATGGCCAACGCAATTCGCGCGTTGGCCATGGACGCAGTTCAACAAGCCAATTCCGGCCACCCCGGCGCCCCCATGGGCATGGCCGATATGGCCGTGGCGCTGTGGGGCCGCCACCTCAAGCACAACCCGTCCAACCCCCAGTGGTTTGACCGCGACCGTTTCGTGCTGAGCAATGGCCACGCCTCGATGCTGCTGTATGCACTGCTGCACCTGACGGGCTACGACCTGCCGCTGCAGGAACTCAAGAATTTCCGCCAGCTCGGCAGCAAGACCGCAGGCCACCCCGAAGTCGGCCACACGCCCGGCGTGGAAACCACCACCGGCCCGCTGGGCCAGGGCATCACCAACGCCGTGGGCTTTGCGCTGGCCGAAAAACTGCTGGCCGCCGAGTTCAACCGCGAGGGCCATGCCGTGGTGGACCACCACACCTATGCATTCCTGGGCGATGGCTGCCTGATGGAAGGCATCAGCCACGAGGCGGTGGGCCTGGCGGGCGCCTGGAAGCTCAACAAGCTGATCGCGCTGTACGACGACAACGGCATCAGCATCGACGGCCAGGTCGCACCCTGGTTCATCGACAACACCCCCCAGCGCTTTGCCGCCTGCGGCTGGAACGTGATCGACGCGGTCGATGGGCACGATGTGGACGCACTGTCCGCAGCGATTGCCGCCGCCAAGACCAGCACCGACAAGCCCACGCTGATTGTCTGCAAGACCGCCATCGGCAAGGGCAGCCCGAACCGCGCCAACACCGCCAAGGCCCACGGCGAGCCCCTGGGTTCTGAAGAAATCAATCTGACCCGCGCCGTGCTGGGCTGGTCGCACGAGCCCTTCGTGATTCCCGAATCGGTCTATGCCGACTGGGATGCCAAGGCCGCCGGTGAAGCCTTTGAAACCAAATGGACCCTGCGCTTTGCCGCCTACGAGGCTGCCTACCCCGAACTGGCCTTTGAGCTGACCCGCCGCATGCGCGGTGACCTGCCCAAGGACTTCGCCCAGGTGGCCGTGGACACCGTGGTCGCCGCCCACACCAAGGCCGAAACCGTGGCCAGCCGCAAGGCCAGCCAGCTGGCGCTGGAAGCCTTCACCGCCGCGCTGCCCGAGCTGCTGGGCGGCAGCGCTGACCTGACCGGCTCGAACCTGACCAACACCAAGAGCACGCCCGCGCTGCGCTTTGATGCCGCAGGCGCCGTGGTGCGCACCGAGGCCGGCCAGATCGGCCGCCACATCAATTACGGCGTGCGCGAGTTCGGCATGGCCGCCATCATGAACGGCGTGGCGCTGCATGGCGGCTTCATCCCCTACGGCGGCACCTTCCTGACCTTCAGCGACTACAGCCGCAACGCCATCCGCATGGCCGCGCTGATGAAGCAGCGCGTGATCCATGTGTTCACGCACGACTCCATCGGCCTCGGTGAAGACGGCCCCACCCACCAGTCCATCGAGCACGTTGCCAGCCTGCGCCTGATTCCCAACCTCGACGTCTGGCGCCCTGCCGACACGGACGAAACCGCCGTGGCCTGGAGCGTGGCACTGTCCAACCGCGACAAACCCACCGTGCTGGCCCTGTCGCGCCAAAACTTGCCCTACGCACCCAAGCGCGACCTGGGCGACATCTCGCGCGGCGCCTATGTGCTGAGCGAGCCATCGGACGTGGGCCTGAAAAAGAAACCCGTGGCCGTGATCATCGCCACCGGCTCCGAAGTGCAGCTGGCCCTGAAGGCCCAGCGCCTGCTGGCCGACAAGAAGGTGGCCGTGCGCGTGGTCTCCATGCCCAGCACCACCACCTTCGACCGCGAAGACACCAAGTACAAGAAGGCCGTGCTGCCCGCCGGCCTGCCCCGCATTGCCGTGGAAATGGGCGTGACCGACGGCTGGTGGAAATACGGCTGCGCCGCCGTGGTGGGTATCGACACCTACGGCGAATCGGCGCCCGCGCCGGTGCTGTTCAAACACTTCGGTTTCACCGAAGAGAACGTGGCCGCCACCGTGTTGGCCGCGCTCAAGCGCAAGTGA
- a CDS encoding HPF/RaiA family ribosome-associated protein, with protein MQVQVHTDDHIHGGESLAQWIQEEAGTRLARFREHITRLEVFLTDVDAGKSGADDKRCRIEARVANRQPVTVTAEADKMAAAFISAVDKLTRALDADLGRVKDKHGRDTIRDAQE; from the coding sequence ATGCAAGTACAAGTACACACCGACGACCATATCCATGGCGGCGAGTCGCTGGCGCAATGGATTCAGGAAGAGGCCGGCACCCGGCTGGCGCGGTTTCGCGAGCACATCACGCGCCTGGAGGTGTTTCTGACCGATGTGGATGCCGGCAAGTCGGGCGCGGACGACAAGCGCTGCCGCATCGAGGCCCGCGTGGCCAATCGCCAGCCGGTGACCGTGACAGCCGAGGCCGACAAGATGGCCGCTGCGTTCATCAGCGCCGTGGACAAGCTGACGCGCGCGCTGGATGCGGACCTGGGACGGGTGAAGGACAAGCACGGGCGCGACACCATCCGGGATGCGCAAGAGTAA
- the pyk gene encoding pyruvate kinase: protein MSTRRATKIVATLGPASSDPALLEAMIRAGVNVVRLNFSHGKAQDHIDRATAVRAAAQRAGREVAIMADLQGPKIRVGKFAEGKVQLQQGAPFVLDASRTEPGDLAGVGLDYKELPRDVKPGDVLLLNDGLIVLTVDAVRGEAVHTTVKIGGELSNNKGINKQGGGLTAPALTAKDMDDIRTAMGFQADYVAVSFPKNATDMEMARQLCNVAAAEYRHKPGLIAKIERAEAIPHLEAILRVSDGIMVARGDLAVEVGNAAVPALQKKMIRMARELDKVVITATQMMESMITNPVPTRAEVSDVANAVLDGTDAVMLSAETAAGKYPLETVEEMAKICAAAEAAEDHQLDADFTGRTFGRIDQSIAMGALFTAHHLEAKAIVAMTDSGSTALWMSRHRSHIPIYALTPKVATQRKMAMYRNVRPLLMDTSADRDTALAQAEGHLKSRGIVQRGDVYAITCGEPMGAPGGTNMLKICRAS from the coding sequence ATGTCCACCCGTCGCGCCACCAAGATTGTTGCCACCCTGGGCCCCGCATCGAGCGACCCGGCATTGCTGGAGGCCATGATCCGCGCAGGGGTCAATGTGGTGCGGCTGAACTTCAGCCACGGCAAGGCGCAGGACCACATCGACCGCGCCACGGCAGTGCGCGCCGCCGCGCAGCGGGCCGGGCGCGAGGTGGCGATCATGGCCGATCTGCAGGGGCCGAAGATCCGCGTGGGCAAATTTGCCGAAGGCAAGGTGCAACTGCAGCAGGGTGCGCCGTTCGTGCTCGATGCCTCGCGCACCGAGCCGGGCGATCTGGCCGGCGTGGGGCTGGATTACAAGGAGCTGCCGCGCGATGTGAAGCCGGGCGATGTGCTGCTGCTCAACGACGGGCTGATCGTGCTCACGGTGGACGCGGTGCGCGGCGAGGCCGTACACACCACGGTGAAGATCGGCGGCGAGCTGTCCAACAACAAGGGCATCAACAAGCAGGGCGGCGGCCTCACGGCGCCGGCCCTCACGGCCAAGGACATGGACGACATCCGCACGGCCATGGGTTTCCAGGCCGACTATGTGGCCGTGAGCTTTCCCAAGAACGCCACCGACATGGAAATGGCGCGCCAGCTGTGCAACGTGGCGGCGGCGGAATACCGCCACAAGCCGGGGCTGATTGCCAAAATCGAGCGTGCCGAGGCCATTCCGCACCTGGAAGCCATCCTGCGCGTCAGCGACGGCATCATGGTGGCGCGGGGCGACCTGGCAGTGGAAGTGGGCAACGCGGCTGTGCCGGCCTTGCAGAAAAAGATGATCCGCATGGCGCGGGAGCTCGACAAGGTGGTCATCACCGCCACGCAGATGATGGAAAGCATGATCACCAACCCCGTGCCCACCCGGGCCGAGGTGAGCGACGTGGCCAACGCAGTGCTGGACGGCACCGATGCGGTAATGCTCAGCGCCGAGACGGCGGCGGGCAAATACCCCCTGGAAACCGTCGAAGAAATGGCCAAGATCTGCGCCGCCGCCGAGGCGGCCGAGGACCACCAGCTGGACGCCGACTTTACCGGCCGCACCTTTGGCCGGATCGATCAGTCCATTGCCATGGGTGCGCTGTTCACGGCCCACCACCTGGAAGCCAAGGCCATCGTGGCCATGACCGACAGCGGCTCCACCGCCCTGTGGATGAGCCGCCACCGCAGCCATATCCCGATTTACGCCCTCACGCCCAAGGTCGCCACGCAGCGCAAGATGGCCATGTACCGCAATGTGCGGCCCTTGCTGATGGACACCAGCGCCGACCGCGACACGGCGCTGGCGCAGGCCGAAGGCCATCTCAAGAGCCGCGGCATCGTGCAGCGCGGCGATGTGTATGCCATCACCTGCGGCGAACCCATGGGTGCGCCCGGCGGCACCAACATGCTGAAAATCTGCCGCGCCAGTTGA
- a CDS encoding FKBP-type peptidyl-prolyl cis-trans isomerase: protein MNITQDAAVTITYQVTTPQGKPLDAGSLAYLHGGYDNIFPKVEAALDGQTVGFGTTLDLAVEDAFGARDESLVRTIPKAEFPPGVKVGGQLQGLGADGQPQVFNVVKIKGPEVHLDGNHPLAGQALKFSCKVTGVRAATAEEIAHRHVHGAHGHQH, encoded by the coding sequence ATGAACATCACCCAAGACGCCGCCGTCACCATCACCTACCAGGTCACCACGCCCCAGGGCAAGCCGCTCGATGCGGGCAGCCTGGCCTATCTGCATGGCGGCTATGACAACATCTTCCCCAAGGTCGAAGCGGCCCTCGATGGCCAGACCGTGGGCTTTGGCACCACGCTCGACCTGGCCGTGGAAGACGCCTTTGGCGCCCGCGACGAAAGCCTGGTGCGCACCATTCCCAAGGCCGAGTTTCCCCCGGGCGTGAAGGTGGGCGGCCAGCTGCAGGGCCTGGGCGCCGACGGCCAGCCGCAGGTGTTCAACGTGGTCAAGATCAAGGGCCCTGAAGTGCACCTGGATGGCAACCATCCGCTGGCAGGCCAGGCTTTGAAGTTCAGCTGCAAGGTAACCGGCGTGCGCGCCGCGACGGCGGAAGAGATCGCGCACCGCCATGTGCACGGGGCGCACGGCCACCAGCATTGA
- a CDS encoding gamma-glutamyl-gamma-aminobutyrate hydrolase family protein: MPASPRLKIGLSACFQHADPARPLFTGKTLQYVEQSIAHWIMSAGAMVVMVPCPTGATARGDVTLDHYAEWLDGIVMHGGADVWPGSYGEEPLREEWVGDRVRDLYDLAVVKAFAQAGKPIFGVCRGLQLINVAFGGALYQDLQTQHPGALQHRDATTYDQHFHDLHIVPGTHLAQLYPDKPRARVNSIHHQGIKRVAPDFVVEALSEPDGVPEAIRLQAAPGRGYIAATQWHPEFHRVGSDTLDDTAILNDFLAACSAAQARPAAPGPGPLGMRDRAARLLRRALRRHP, encoded by the coding sequence ATGCCCGCTTCCCCCCGCCTCAAGATTGGCCTGTCGGCCTGCTTTCAGCACGCCGACCCCGCCCGCCCGCTGTTCACGGGCAAAACCCTGCAGTACGTTGAGCAGTCCATCGCCCACTGGATCATGTCGGCGGGTGCGATGGTGGTCATGGTGCCCTGTCCCACCGGGGCGACGGCACGCGGCGACGTCACGCTGGACCACTATGCCGAGTGGCTCGACGGCATCGTCATGCACGGCGGTGCCGACGTCTGGCCGGGCAGCTACGGCGAGGAGCCTCTGCGCGAAGAGTGGGTGGGTGACCGCGTGCGCGACCTCTACGATCTGGCCGTCGTGAAGGCGTTTGCCCAGGCCGGCAAACCCATTTTTGGGGTCTGCCGTGGCCTGCAGCTGATCAACGTGGCATTTGGCGGAGCGCTTTACCAGGACTTGCAGACCCAGCACCCGGGCGCGCTGCAGCACCGCGATGCCACCACGTACGACCAGCATTTCCACGACCTCCACATCGTGCCCGGCACGCATCTGGCGCAGCTGTACCCCGACAAGCCGCGCGCACGCGTCAACAGCATCCACCACCAGGGCATCAAGCGGGTGGCGCCAGATTTTGTTGTGGAAGCCCTCAGCGAACCCGATGGCGTGCCCGAAGCGATCCGCCTGCAAGCGGCGCCAGGGCGCGGCTACATCGCCGCCACGCAGTGGCACCCCGAGTTTCACCGGGTCGGCTCGGACACCCTGGACGACACCGCCATCCTCAACGACTTTCTGGCGGCCTGCAGCGCCGCCCAGGCACGCCCAGCCGCGCCCGGCCCTGGCCCGCTGGGCATGCGCGACCGCGCCGCACGCCTGCTGCGCCGGGCACTGCGTCGGCACCCTTGA
- the speD gene encoding adenosylmethionine decarboxylase codes for MQGLHLTADLRGCRCAPQRLLDAAALALACTHAVRAAGLQAVDQLFHRFPATAQGPGGVTATVLLAESHLCVHTWPEQNAVTLDVYVCNFGADHSVKAQTLMDALLALFEPTEVQRHALQRGAVGQASGAAR; via the coding sequence ATGCAAGGACTGCATCTCACTGCCGATCTGCGTGGCTGCCGCTGCGCCCCCCAGCGCCTGCTGGATGCCGCCGCATTGGCCCTGGCCTGCACGCATGCCGTGCGCGCTGCGGGGCTGCAGGCGGTGGACCAGTTGTTCCACCGCTTTCCGGCCACGGCGCAAGGCCCGGGCGGTGTCACGGCCACGGTGTTGCTGGCCGAATCGCACCTGTGCGTGCACACCTGGCCCGAGCAAAACGCCGTCACGCTGGATGTGTATGTGTGCAACTTTGGCGCCGACCATTCGGTCAAGGCCCAGACGCTGATGGATGCGCTGCTGGCCCTGTTCGAGCCCACCGAAGTGCAACGCCACGCCCTGCAGCGCGGCGCCGTGGGCCAGGCCAGCGGGGCCGCGCGATGA
- a CDS encoding pirin family protein has protein sequence MSSSPVASSSAATQPIVQTQPLGPLWPTMDPFLFCAHHDDAYPAGNGAFAPAVSLEDRQIGSDFSRKDGWSMYHGDTVPGFPGHPHRGFETVTLVRKGLIDHSDSLGAAARFGGGDVQWLTAGKGVVHSEMFPLLNATEPNPLELFQIWLNLPARNKMVAPHFTMLWNERIPRLVHHDEAGRATTVTVVAGALPGAPAPLAPPPESWASQPEGDVAIWTLHLAPGAQWTLPAAQGQGTRRMLYFFAGDSLRVGPQEVGQHAALEVVAGQDWRLTNTGATPVECLLLQGQPIGEPVAQYGPFVMNTQAEIMQAMNDYRRTQFGGWPWPEQDPVHGTEARRFARYPGQAEDDRPGAAAAPTASA, from the coding sequence ATGTCGTCCTCTCCCGTCGCCTCTTCATCTGCTGCCACCCAGCCCATCGTGCAAACCCAGCCGCTGGGCCCGCTGTGGCCCACGATGGACCCGTTCTTGTTCTGTGCCCACCATGACGATGCCTATCCCGCAGGCAATGGTGCGTTCGCGCCCGCCGTGTCGCTGGAAGACCGCCAGATCGGCAGCGACTTCAGCCGCAAGGACGGCTGGAGCATGTACCACGGCGACACGGTGCCCGGCTTTCCGGGCCACCCGCACCGTGGCTTTGAAACCGTGACGCTGGTGCGCAAGGGCCTGATCGACCATTCCGACTCGCTGGGCGCGGCCGCGCGCTTTGGCGGCGGCGACGTGCAGTGGCTCACCGCCGGCAAGGGCGTTGTGCACTCTGAAATGTTCCCGCTGCTCAACGCCACCGAGCCCAATCCGCTGGAGCTGTTCCAGATCTGGCTGAACCTGCCCGCGCGCAACAAGATGGTGGCGCCGCACTTCACCATGCTGTGGAACGAGCGCATTCCGCGCCTGGTGCACCACGACGAGGCAGGCCGCGCCACCACCGTGACCGTGGTGGCCGGTGCCCTGCCCGGCGCACCCGCCCCGCTGGCGCCGCCGCCCGAATCCTGGGCCTCGCAGCCCGAGGGCGATGTGGCCATCTGGACGCTGCACCTGGCACCCGGCGCGCAGTGGACGCTGCCGGCCGCGCAGGGCCAGGGCACGCGCCGCATGCTGTATTTCTTTGCGGGCGACAGCCTGCGCGTGGGGCCGCAGGAGGTGGGCCAGCATGCCGCGCTGGAGGTGGTGGCGGGCCAGGACTGGCGGCTCACCAACACCGGCGCCACGCCCGTCGAATGCCTGCTGCTGCAAGGCCAGCCGATTGGCGAGCCCGTGGCGCAATATGGCCCCTTCGTGATGAACACGCAGGCCGAGATCATGCAGGCCATGAACGACTACCGCCGCACCCAGTTCGGCGGCTGGCCCTGGCCCGAGCAGGACCCGGTGCACGGCACCGAGGCGCGGCGGTTTGCGCGCTACCCCGGCCAGGCCGAGGACGATCGGCCCGGCGCGGCTGCCGCGCCAACCGCATCGGCCTGA
- a CDS encoding nucleotidyltransferase family protein — protein MTQPAFLQVPALVLAAGRGERMRPLTDTTPKPLLQVQGRPLLQWHLQALADAGVSRVVVNTAWLGEQIPAYFSSQNGLKCLWDKREQLSISYSHEGVDFGGALETAGGIARALPQLGPVFWLAAGDVFAPDFVFDSAAVQAFAASDHLAHLWLVPNPAHNPRGDFGVSPQGMALNLPADDPAPRYTYSTMALLRAELFEPPWCDIAPGNPQGVKAPLAPLLRRAMDNGRVSAALYTGRWTDVGTPQRLAELNTTAPHLP, from the coding sequence ATGACGCAGCCGGCTTTTTTGCAAGTGCCCGCGCTGGTGCTGGCGGCAGGCCGTGGCGAGCGCATGCGGCCCCTTACCGACACCACCCCGAAGCCCCTTCTGCAGGTGCAGGGCCGGCCTTTGCTGCAATGGCATTTGCAGGCGCTGGCCGATGCCGGTGTGTCGCGCGTGGTGGTCAATACCGCCTGGCTGGGGGAGCAGATTCCCGCGTATTTTTCGAGTCAAAATGGCCTGAAGTGCTTATGGGATAAGCGCGAGCAGCTATCTATTTCATACTCGCACGAAGGCGTGGATTTTGGTGGCGCGCTGGAAACGGCGGGCGGCATTGCGCGCGCGCTGCCGCAGCTGGGGCCTGTTTTCTGGCTGGCCGCGGGCGATGTGTTTGCACCCGACTTCGTGTTCGACAGCGCCGCCGTGCAGGCATTTGCGGCCAGCGACCATCTGGCCCACCTGTGGCTGGTGCCCAACCCGGCGCACAACCCGCGCGGCGACTTCGGTGTGTCGCCGCAAGGCATGGCGCTGAACCTGCCGGCCGACGACCCCGCGCCGCGCTACACCTACAGCACCATGGCCCTGCTGCGCGCCGAGCTGTTCGAGCCGCCCTGGTGCGACATTGCGCCGGGCAACCCGCAAGGCGTCAAAGCCCCTCTGGCCCCGCTGCTGCGGCGTGCGATGGACAATGGCCGGGTCAGCGCTGCGCTCTACACCGGTCGCTGGACCGACGTGGGCACGCCGCAAAGGCTGGCCGAACTGAACACCACTGCCCCGCACCTGCCATGA
- the gap gene encoding type I glyceraldehyde-3-phosphate dehydrogenase, producing MTIKIGINGFGRIGRNVLRSAIQNFSDIEVVAINDLLEPDYLAYMLQYDSVHGRFQGTVSVEGNTLIVNGKKIRLTQERDPANLKWNEVGADVVIESTGLFLDKATAQKHLDAGAKKVILSAPSKDDTPMFVFGVNHATYAGQAIISNASCTTNCLAPVAKVLNDKWGIKRGLMTTVHAATATQKTVDGPSNKDWRGGRGILENIIPSSTGAAKAVGVVIPELNKKLTGMSFRVPTSDVSVVDLTVELEKAATYEEIKAEMKAQSEGALKGVLGYTEDKVVATDFRGDTRTSIFDADAGIALDGTFVKVVSWYDNEWGYSNKCLEMVRVVAAK from the coding sequence ATGACGATCAAGATTGGCATCAACGGCTTCGGCCGCATCGGCCGCAATGTGCTGCGCTCGGCCATCCAGAACTTCAGCGACATCGAAGTCGTTGCCATCAACGACCTGCTGGAGCCCGACTACCTGGCCTACATGCTGCAGTACGACTCGGTGCACGGCCGCTTCCAGGGCACCGTGTCGGTCGAAGGCAACACCCTGATCGTCAACGGCAAGAAGATCCGCCTGACGCAAGAGCGCGACCCCGCCAACCTGAAGTGGAACGAAGTCGGCGCTGATGTCGTCATCGAATCCACCGGCCTGTTCCTGGACAAGGCCACTGCGCAAAAGCACCTGGACGCCGGCGCCAAGAAGGTCATCCTGTCGGCCCCCTCCAAGGACGACACGCCCATGTTCGTGTTCGGCGTGAACCACGCCACCTACGCGGGCCAGGCCATCATTTCCAACGCCTCGTGCACCACCAACTGCCTGGCCCCCGTGGCCAAGGTGCTCAACGACAAGTGGGGCATCAAGCGCGGCCTGATGACCACGGTGCACGCCGCCACCGCCACGCAAAAGACCGTGGACGGCCCGAGCAACAAGGACTGGCGCGGCGGCCGCGGCATTCTGGAAAACATCATCCCGTCGAGCACCGGCGCCGCCAAGGCCGTGGGCGTGGTGATTCCAGAGCTCAACAAGAAGCTGACCGGCATGTCGTTCCGCGTGCCCACCAGCGATGTGTCGGTGGTGGACCTGACGGTGGAGCTGGAAAAAGCCGCCACCTACGAAGAAATCAAGGCCGAGATGAAGGCCCAGTCCGAAGGCGCCTTGAAGGGCGTGCTGGGCTACACCGAAGACAAGGTGGTGGCCACCGATTTCCGTGGCGACACACGCACCTCGATCTTTGACGCCGACGCCGGCATCGCGCTGGACGGCACGTTCGTCAAGGTCGTGAGCTGGTACGACAACGAATGGGGCTACTCGAACAAGTGCCTGGAAATGGTGCGCGTGGTGGCCGCCAAGTAA